From the Flavobacterium gyeonganense genome, the window ACTTTTTAACAATGAGATAGAAGGAAATCTGCCGGATTCTGTATATGAAATTTCGACTTTGAAAGTGCTGCTTTTGAATAATAATAAATTCTCAGGCAACCTGAGTCACAAAATAGGGAGTTTTAATTTTTTAGAAAACCTCAGTTTATTTGATAATAATTTTGAAGGTGAAGTTCCGAAAGAACTTGAAGACCTTCAAAATTTGTCAGAAATGAATCTTTCATACAATAAATTTAAAGGTTCAGTTTCAAAAAAGCTCACTTTGCTGGACGCTTTAAATATGACCATGTTAGATGAAAATGGAGATCCTTTTTTACTGGATGTACATGAAGAAAAAGATATTACCAATATTACCGTTAATTAATCGTGCTTATGAATGAATTTTACTCGTGAAAAAAGTTGATTAATCTATTTAGTTAATTGTGAAAAAACCGTACTTCGTTACGGTTTTTTTATGCTAAAAAAAGTATAATTTAATATAGGAACAGTAGCATTTTGCTTTTTTTTATAACTTTAAATATTGAATTAAAAAGCAATTTAAACTAACAAAAAATAAATTCTAACCTTTAATAATAACGTCATGGTAATACATTATCAGGGAAAACAACACGGAAAAAGTACTAAATTCACTATTAGGATAATTGGTAATAACCTTTCAAAAAGCAGTTCAAACTACCAGATTGATTTGTTGGTAGGAGATAATCAATTGCCATTATTTACTTCTGAAATTCATCAGAGTTTGTCTAATTGCCTGAGAGAGATTTATTTGTTCAGAAAACATAACGGAATTACTTTTGAAGAATCGTCTGAAAAAATTGAAACTTTATTGGTTCCTTATGATAAAGTTTTGTACGATTATAATAAGTTTGCCTTGTTTAGAGCTTAATTTATTTAGAAATTAAAAAAGAAAGGGGCTGTCTCAAAAGTCGAGACAGCCCCTTTTTTAGTATGTATAAAGAGATAGATTAGATATTATTCAAATACATAATCGTACAATATGTTTTTATCTAACCTAATATCTTTTTTAAGAGGTGTCATAATAAAAATGTATCCTTCATTTTCAATCTTATAAAATAACACATTTGCATTCAGACTTTTTAATCCATAGTATTCTATTTTGCTATATATTACTTTTGCGTTTTCACTATTGATTTTTATAGCATACTTATTAAAATTAATGCTAAAACTCTTGACAGAGTCATTATCTATTTGATTTTGTATTGCACTGTCACAGAAAAAGTCAATTTTGTTT encodes:
- a CDS encoding leucine-rich repeat domain-containing protein, with the protein product MSNSIFADTVSDKEKDTLIKIYQSTNGAEWKIKWDLTSSVSTWFGVEINNGQVVGLNLADNNLKGELPSAIGNLQHLQTLVLFNNEIEGNLPDSVYEISTLKVLLLNNNKFSGNLSHKIGSFNFLENLSLFDNNFEGEVPKELEDLQNLSEMNLSYNKFKGSVSKKLTLLDALNMTMLDENGDPFLLDVHEEKDITNITVN